Below is a window of Electrophorus electricus isolate fEleEle1 chromosome 1, fEleEle1.pri, whole genome shotgun sequence DNA.
TACTATTTACAAAATACTCATATGTTCAGCTGATATGTACACCGCACGCCCTGCTATTATAGTAACTCTAAAGTTAGTCCtgcaaaaaggcaaaaatatcCCCTTACTGAGTGGAGCACGAGCACAGACTACAGTATcgtatgaaagctttcagtgcCACGAGACTTTACTGCCATGTGGACTTTTCTTCCACCTCAGCGACTCTGTCACCAGTGACGTGACAGTACCTCCGGCTCGAGAATCCTTTATCACCTGCACGCGGACATGATTCTTGCATGGTTGCTCCAGCTGGGTTCACACGCGCCACCACATAGTGAAAAGGTGAGCACTGGAACGTGCCGACCGCGCTAttaatgtctcacacacacacacacacacacacacacaaaagcataatGAGCGTCCATCATTTCTGGCTTCAACTGGTGGTAACTTGGCAAAGTTTGGACTGAACTACACTCTTGTGCACACCAGGTTTGAGCGTGCGGTGTAAATATGAGCATGCACGTTAACCTCTTCATTAATGCCGAGCCGCAGGCGCGCGGCTTTGTCGTCACGTGACACTCTTGGTTCATAGTCCATCTGAATGAAACACGGCATCATGCGTCTGCCCAGTGTCCGCTCTCTGAGAAACCACAAACACATTCCTTAATTTACATGAAACGTTTTTggccattttgaaatgaaatatttgtgGCTAGTCGTATGTTTCTCTGCGAAACATACAGCGTGGGTCCACCGTAGCTTTGGCACGCGGGTATTACGCTACACTTCACAGTCATCTCGTGCAGACCCGTTTCTGCGCAAACCTCCGCCTATCCGTTAGATGGCGATAACCTGAAAACCAGTCCAGCAGCAGAGTTAGCTACTTCCGGCCATCTGCGTGCAGCGCACGGGAACAAATGAAAGATGCCGGTAGATACTAAACGTGTCCGCGGGCCGGAGGAGTCGCAGTCCCCGGTGCTGTTCCTCCCTCCGAGCACCCAGAGTCCCGCAGGCAGAAGCGGCCAAGGTGCTCGTGGAAATGCGGATATTCGGCCGGTGTTTACGCGCTGTGGGCTCGTGAGCCAAGCAAAAGGCTCATCCTACCTCGAGGCTGGAAACACAAAAATCATCTGCTCGGTGTACGGTCCGCGAGAAATTGAGCGCAAGGATGAAACGGACATGAAGAGCGGCCGCCTGGTTTGTGATTTCAGACTTGCGCCGTTTTCCTGTCGGAAGCGGGGAGCTTGGATCCAAGGCAGCGAGGAGCGGGACTTGTCCCTCGCGCTGCTGGAGAGCATGCAGCCGGGGGTGTGCTTGCACCGGTACCCGCGCTCTCAGATAGAGGTTAACGTAATGGTTTTGGAAAATGATGGCTCGATTCTCGCTCACGCCGTGACCTGTGCCTCCATGGCGCTCGCGGACGCCGGTATCGAGATGTACGATTTGGTGCTGGGCTGCAGCTTGCGGCAGGACGGCGACGCGTGCCTCGTGGACCCGGACGTCCTGGAGGAGAAGGGAAGCTGGCAGTCCGGCTACGAGGAGAACCAGGGCCGCGTCACGCTCGCGCTGCTTCCGAATCTCGGTCAAGTGTCCGGGTTGCAGGCGGACGGGGAGATGCGCGAGGATGCCCTGCCCGCGGCTGTGAGAACATGCATCGACGGCTGTCATAAGATGTACCCGGTGGTGCAACAGGCCATATTGCGGGCTGTTAAGAAAAAAGCTCCACCACCAGAGAAATAAGGCTCTGTCCTATTTTACACATTAACAGCAGAGTTGTGAGTGATGATGATTTCTTGTGTTGGCGCTATGTGAGAGATAAAATTGAACCACGAGGGAAAACGGAGTCAGTCTCATTTGTGAATACATGAATGCCATTGTGGTACTTCAAGCTCTTCTTTcctaaaatgtttgatttctcCATCTAGGTCCCCAGTATAATCTTCCTGCAGGAATCCCAGACCAGTTAAAAACAAACCTGTTAGTTTCAGACTAAGCAGCCTGAGGGTCACAGgaatgtcactgctgtgtgttgtgtcgAGAGGGGAGTGGGTGTGCAGCCAGGCTGAGGTCAATGTGCAAAGGCCCATAATTTAATGAGACACGTGAGGCATACTGGCCATTATTTTCACACTTCAAGTTTAGTTTTTTGGCTTCAGTAGGATTGTCATAGCAACCCATGAAGTGTTGTCACTTGACAAAGATGAGCAAAGCAGGCTATGAgaattttgcttttatttaagaaaaatatataagcacttaatacattttaatgattgGTACCCCAGCAATTAATATAACTAAACTAATTGCTGGGGTAccaataattaaaattttataaatatatatatatataaagtataatcgtttatatattgtacatttccatttatatttttttgaaGACAACTACATGCAAAGAGGCAAAATCTCTAAAGATCACAGATGTTTAAATGCTAGGGGCACCTATTCTCCAAAACTACATTTAAACACCAACTTCATGCAAACTGTTTGGAAAGCTTAGAATGTGATCAGATTGGATTCTCCAGTAGGatccaaacccacacaaacGGCACCAGTTCAGCTTCTGCAGCAGCTGTCCTGGTTCCCACACAAACCCCACTGAACATCTGTGGGCTCAGCTGAAGATGACGTGGCCCAGGACTAAAGGATCACGAGAGACTTTTTACAGAGGAAAGGTTTCAGGACAGCATACTCTGACTTATCTTGAAATGGCAGGACACACAAAAGACTAAAAGCAGACTGTCACCAGACACACTTGAGAGGTTTTAATTCagggatttttttcttttaataattttaccTCAGTGAATGGTGAGATCAagacattttctcattttaaccAAGTATGCACATCATTGAGGAAGGAATGGTGTTTAAAGTcaatgtgtgtttttctttgcaggAGCTTTTGTTAGCTacactgcatgttacatgtGTAAAAGAAACGAGTTAGAAAACGTGTTCAACATGTCTATCAGCATTAATGAAGATGTGTCTGCAACTTAGTTTGTGACAGGACCTATGAACAACTGCAATTTCCAGTTGTAGGGAATATTTGATGCAAATCTATTGCAATTGTAGGGAATGTTTGATGCAAATCTCCTGTTAAGAATCAACAGAGCTATTTAGGCACATTACAGCTATTATACATAGTGTGACAAACTTAATACACTTCTATAAGTTGGTATTGCCCTggtcttaaaaacacacataaaaggtAAATACGTATGTGTCTGTGACTGTACACTCAGGCAGATttcagtgtgatgtgtgtgatctcCGAACGGCTGCCAATTCGCATTGGAATGCCATAATAACCTGTCCCTGGGGTAACGTAGACCATAGTGTTCTCCGAGACACGGTAAAGCCCGCAAAAATAGGGATTCACCAGGAATGCCAGAAGAGTGAGTGGGAACAGCTGGCCAGCATGAGTGTGgcctaaacaaacacattaaaacataa
It encodes the following:
- the exosc6 gene encoding exosome complex component MTR3; the protein is MPVDTKRVRGPEESQSPVLFLPPSTQSPAGRSGQGARGNADIRPVFTRCGLVSQAKGSSYLEAGNTKIICSVYGPREIERKDETDMKSGRLVCDFRLAPFSCRKRGAWIQGSEERDLSLALLESMQPGVCLHRYPRSQIEVNVMVLENDGSILAHAVTCASMALADAGIEMYDLVLGCSLRQDGDACLVDPDVLEEKGSWQSGYEENQGRVTLALLPNLGQVSGLQADGEMREDALPAAVRTCIDGCHKMYPVVQQAILRAVKKKAPPPEK